A portion of the Bacteroidota bacterium genome contains these proteins:
- a CDS encoding T9SS type A sorting domain-containing protein: MIQYNGTNWTRSTQSFGLINRTIERIYCQKDTNLMWFSSWTGVSRYDGISFVNYSNANGLPDEGINDAYVLNDELWLATQAGVTKLTYKKANVDFYANTACYPAKTFLSSTSCYTDPSTKYEWDVDNDGTPDYFSKNIEHAFSSHGINTVKLKVINGNKSQSFNSAVTVGLKPQLSLSPGNSAHICEGQSQYLSTTITNYNSQFTYDYYWNTGDSMPDISVSEEGVYKVRTGIDECYSDWDSIHLTVSTPFDSAEICMVSVDPYTGKNMVIWERHKNRGIASYNIYKLYGSNYMPIGNIGINQLSVFVDQSSDPDTRAARYAISVVDTCGNESAISPYHQTIHLGASQGVKPNSAVLDWTDYIDESGDFKPDYYYIYKGNHPTSMQLFDSVSASFTEWNDTNAVGAIYYQISVVKPEMCSPLVFRAQNYGGPFTQSTSNLRDYGQDQNDYLEVSPAYQYIAKQAGSSTTFNIFTNLDSFKVSCTENWVKISVNELAKFFIVTANTEASTERSATILVEASGLPPVTVILVQGETVSIDAKDQSHSVHVYPNPSSGKLFIKMDNAVNSDLFLLDIRGKVVLHKLMEINGNNEIDLSSFAKGLYLLKISNESGTLTKKIILE, translated from the coding sequence GTGATTCAATATAATGGAACCAATTGGACAAGATCTACTCAATCCTTTGGTTTAATTAATAGAACGATTGAAAGAATATATTGTCAGAAAGATACAAACCTAATGTGGTTTAGTTCTTGGACTGGTGTTTCCCGATACGATGGGATTTCCTTTGTAAATTATTCGAATGCAAATGGATTACCAGATGAAGGTATTAATGACGCCTATGTTTTAAATGATGAACTTTGGTTGGCTACACAGGCTGGAGTTACTAAACTTACTTACAAGAAAGCTAATGTTGATTTTTATGCCAATACAGCTTGCTATCCGGCAAAAACCTTTTTAAGTAGTACAAGTTGTTACACAGATCCAAGTACAAAATATGAATGGGATGTGGACAATGATGGTACACCTGATTATTTCTCAAAAAATATTGAACATGCATTTTCGAGTCATGGTATTAATACCGTTAAGCTTAAGGTAATTAATGGAAACAAATCACAATCATTCAATAGTGCTGTAACGGTAGGTTTAAAACCTCAACTTTCCTTATCTCCTGGCAATTCTGCACATATTTGTGAAGGGCAAAGTCAATATCTTTCAACAACAATTACAAATTATAACAGCCAGTTTACCTACGATTACTATTGGAACACGGGAGATAGTATGCCAGATATTTCAGTAAGTGAAGAAGGTGTTTATAAAGTACGAACAGGAATTGATGAGTGTTATTCAGATTGGGACAGTATTCATTTAACTGTTTCGACTCCATTTGATAGTGCTGAAATTTGTATGGTTTCAGTGGATCCCTATACAGGTAAAAACATGGTCATTTGGGAAAGACATAAAAACCGAGGAATCGCATCTTATAACATTTATAAACTGTATGGAAGTAATTATATGCCCATTGGAAATATCGGAATTAATCAGTTAAGTGTATTTGTTGATCAATCATCTGATCCTGATACACGAGCTGCACGTTATGCTATTTCGGTGGTCGATACCTGTGGGAATGAGTCCGCCATAAGTCCTTATCACCAAACAATTCACTTAGGGGCTTCACAAGGTGTTAAGCCAAACTCAGCAGTACTTGACTGGACAGATTATATAGATGAAAGTGGTGATTTTAAACCTGATTATTATTATATCTATAAAGGAAATCATCCTACAAGCATGCAATTATTTGATTCGGTTTCAGCTAGTTTTACTGAATGGAATGATACGAATGCCGTAGGTGCTATATATTATCAGATTAGCGTTGTAAAACCAGAGATGTGCTCTCCATTGGTTTTTAGAGCTCAAAATTATGGAGGCCCATTTACACAATCAACATCAAATTTGAGAGACTATGGGCAAGATCAAAACGACTATTTAGAGGTTTCTCCAGCTTATCAGTATATAGCAAAACAAGCAGGCTCGTCAACTACATTTAATATATTTACCAATCTCGATTCATTTAAAGTAAGTTGTACTGAAAATTGGGTTAAGATCAGTGTAAATGAGTTAGCCAAATTCTTTATTGTTACTGCAAACACAGAAGCAAGCACGGAAAGATCAGCTACTATTCTTGTTGAAGCAAGCGGATTACCTCCTGTGACAGTTATATTGGTTCAAGGAGAAACAGTATCTATTGATGCTAAAGATCAAAGCCATTCTGTTCATGTGTATCCCAATCCATCTTCAGGGAAACTTTTTATTAAAATGGATAATGCGGTTAATTCTGACTTATTTTTATTGGATATACGTGGTAAAGTTGTCTTGCACAAATTAATGGAGATAAATGGAAACAATGAGATAGATTTATCAAGCTTTGCAAAAGGTTTATATCTGTTGAAAATAAGTAATGAATCGGGAACGCTGACGAAGAAAATTATTTTAGAATAA
- a CDS encoding TetR/AcrR family transcriptional regulator: MQENPKFQQIIKTGKALFWKFGVRRVSIEEICREASVSKVTFYKHFKNKVELAKYILETTFNEAVIEYRSIMDSDIPFVEKVNKTIQMKLDNADQYSKEFLEDLYKGNVPELHDYIMKYSEENFKMVAIDYTKAQQEGHIRKDFKIDFMMVFLNKMIEMAGDPNFTSLYKSTHDMVKEFTHLFFYGIIERENNE, translated from the coding sequence ATGCAGGAGAATCCAAAATTTCAACAAATTATTAAAACAGGAAAAGCCCTGTTTTGGAAATTCGGAGTCAGACGTGTGAGCATAGAAGAAATATGTAGGGAAGCATCTGTCAGTAAAGTAACCTTTTACAAACATTTCAAAAACAAGGTTGAACTAGCAAAGTATATTCTGGAAACTACTTTTAATGAGGCTGTGATTGAATACCGTTCTATAATGGACAGTGATATTCCTTTTGTAGAAAAAGTGAATAAAACAATCCAGATGAAATTAGACAATGCAGATCAATACAGTAAAGAATTTTTGGAGGATTTATACAAAGGAAATGTGCCCGAGCTACATGATTACATTATGAAGTACTCTGAAGAGAACTTTAAAATGGTAGCTATCGATTATACAAAAGCACAACAGGAAGGACATATTCGGAAAGATTTCAAAATTGATTTTATGATGGTTTTTTTGAATAAAATGATAGAAATGGCTGGTGATCCAAATTTTACATCGCTGTATAAATCAACTCACGATATGGTAAAAGAGTTTACACACCTTTTCTTTTATGGTATAATTGAAAGAGAAAATAACGAATGA
- a CDS encoding ABC transporter ATP-binding protein: MENEKVITITNMEKKFPIGGGFFTALKGINLSFDKGEFTGLVGPSGSGKTTLLNIVGSLDVPTGGQASILGHDVGTLTHRAAARLRNDHIGFIFQTYNLLPVYSVFDNVQFPLLLKKMSADERKKAVNDALEWVGLTDKAKSKPAQLSGGESQRVAIARAIVKRPAIVLADEPTANLDAENSHHILQTMEKLNKELNTTFLFATHDEKVISYLRRIVSLKDGHVDTDKIVKN; this comes from the coding sequence ATGGAAAACGAAAAAGTAATTACAATCACCAACATGGAAAAAAAGTTTCCGATTGGAGGTGGATTTTTCACAGCGCTAAAAGGCATTAACCTAAGCTTCGATAAAGGGGAATTTACAGGTTTGGTCGGCCCGAGCGGATCAGGTAAAACAACACTTTTGAACATTGTAGGATCACTAGATGTTCCAACGGGTGGGCAAGCAAGTATATTAGGACATGATGTTGGAACATTAACGCACAGAGCTGCTGCTCGTTTAAGGAATGATCATATCGGATTCATTTTTCAGACCTACAACCTTTTACCTGTGTATTCTGTTTTCGATAATGTTCAGTTTCCACTTTTGTTGAAGAAAATGAGTGCAGATGAGAGAAAGAAAGCTGTAAACGATGCACTCGAATGGGTTGGATTAACGGATAAAGCCAAATCAAAACCTGCCCAACTTTCCGGTGGAGAAAGCCAACGGGTAGCCATTGCCAGAGCCATTGTAAAACGCCCTGCCATTGTATTGGCAGATGAGCCAACTGCAAATCTGGATGCTGAAAACTCACATCACATTTTGCAAACCATGGAAAAACTGAATAAAGAGTTAAACACAACTTTCTTATTTGCCACACATGACGAAAAAGTAATTTCCTATTTGAGGAGAATTGTTTCCCTGAAAGATGGTCATGTAGATACAGACAAAATCGTTAAAAACTAA